In Flavobacterium praedii, the DNA window ACGGCCGCCGCATAAAACGGAATCCTAGATCCGTAATGTCCCAAAATACCTCCAACAACGGGCCCAATAATAAAACCAAGTCCAAAAGCAACACCAATCATTCCGAAGTTTTTGGCTCTGTTCTCGGGCGTACTCACATCGGCTATATACGCCGAAGCAGTCGAAATACTTGCACCCGTTAATCCTGCAATTATTCTTCCTATAAACAACCACGTAATAGTTGGTGCAAACGCCAACAATAAATAATCCAATGAAAAGGCAAAAAGTGAAATTAAGATTATGGGTCTTCTCCCAAATTTATCGCTCAAATTACCAATTAAAGGCGCAAACATGAACTGGGTTATCGCATACGCAAAGGTCAACCAACCTCCGTATTTTGCCGCTTCGCTAACATCTCCATGAATTAATTCCTTAATCAATTTTGGAATAACTGGAATGATAATTCCCCAACCAGTTATGTCAATTAGCATAGTGATGAAGATAAAACTGATAGCGGCTTGTTTTTTATTTGATGCCATAAATAAATTAGTTAGTTAAGACAAATAAACAAAAAATCTGTTTAGAAAGCGATACTTGATTTTTTGTTTTTTTATAAACAAAAAACCTGTACTCAATTTTATAGTAAGTATTATTCTAAAAAGGTTTTTTTTTAAGTTCCGAAACACTCATCATCAACAGAATATCCAACTTACAAAAGTAAAGTAGTCTTAATAAAAAAAGTATAGTTTAAAATTACCTAAACTAAGGGTTTTGCCCTCATTATTTTTAATTAATCATATATAAATAAAGCCTTAAACCAGCACAAAGTGAAACCAGTACACAACATAAATGCACCGAGATTTTAACAGAAATAAAAAGCTATTGATTATTTATATTCGAAGTAATTTCTTGTGAAATTTTAATATATTTACATCAGAATATTATCTTTAACAAGTATATCCCTATGAAGAAAATTTTACTTTATTTGTTTCTTTTAACGTCTCTTAGTTTTTATGCTCAAGTTGCCAATATGACTCACTGTGCAGGAGACACTACTTTTAACTTAACTTACCACAACTCTTTATTAATTGGCAATTTAAATCCTGCTGAAACTACAGTTAGTTATCATCTAACTACTGCGGATGCCTCTAATGGTGTAAATGCTATTTCAAATCCAACGAATTTTATTGTCCCACAAATTCAACCCAACCTCTTAGCTTCGCAGACCATTTATGCAAGAATCAATCATCTGGGAAACATTACTACTAATTATTTTAGTCTGATTGTAAATCCTGTTTTTTTAGTAGCTGCTAGGATAGAACCTATAAATTGCTATAGCAATGGTACCATTACACTTGACATATTTGGCGGGCAGGCTCCTTTTAATTTTTTTTTCAATGGTTCTCTCAGTACTGATAACCTTTTGATTTACGGCCCTGTCAGCACTCTTATCATTCCAAACTTAGTTGCTGGAACATATAATATTGAAATAATAGACGCAATTGGTTGTATTACTCATGGTTCTTGGACTATAGAACCCTCATCGACAATACCTCTAGACACACCCAAAGCAACAGTCATAAACGCAACTTGCAAAGGCAGTAAAAATGGTGCAATAAACATAAACGCTACAGGAGGAAAAGAACCTTTCAACTATTCCATAGACAATGGAGCGAATTATTTCCCAAGTAATACATTTACAAATTTAGCAGCAGGCAACTATACTGTTTATGTTAAAGATGCTAGTGCTTGCATAAACTCAACAAGCGCTTCAGTAACCGAGCCTAATTTGCTACAAATGTCGGCAGCCATAACAAAACCTATAGATTGTATAAGCAATGCTACAATTACAGTTACTGCAACTGGAGGAACTGCTCCATATACCTATTCAAAAGATGGAATCACATTCGTTCAGAGTAACGTATTTGATAATTTAGTTGCAGGAACGTACAGCACTTATGTAAAAGATGCTAAAGGTTGTATCAATCAAAATTCAACAGTTATCACTCCATTAGTATCTCTAAATGCAACTATTACAAAAACGGATGTACGTTGTAAAGGAAATAATAATGGTTCTATTACTGTCAATGCTACAGGAGGACAAGCTCCTTATACTTACTCGATTGACAATGGATTTACTTTTGTTTCAAGTACTATTTTTACAGATCTATCAACTGGAACTTACAGTATGATAGTAAAAGATGATTTGAATTGTACAACATCTGTGACCACAACAATAAGCGAACCTATTCTTATATCATTAACAACAGCACTAACAAAACCTTTGGACTGTATAAGCAATGCAATTGTAACAGTTACTTCAACTGGAGGCACTGCTCCATACACCTATTCAAAAGATGGAATTACATTTGTGCAAAGTAATGTATTTGATAATTTAGTTGCTGGCACCTATACCACTTCCGTGAAAGATGCAAATGGTTGCATCAATAGTTCTAATGCTATAACTATAAGTCCATTACTACCGCTAAGTATATCATCAACAGTTCTAAATGTAACTTGCAATGGAAACAGCGATGGTATAATTACCATAAGTGTTGCGGGAGGAAAAGCACCATTCTACTATTCCATTGACAATGGAGTAACTTTTGTTTCTAGCAATGTGTTTAAAAATTTAGTCCCAGGAACTTACAACATAACTGTAAAAGATGCTAGTAACTGTATATCATCTATGATTGCAACAGTAGTAGAACCAATTCCTTTATCTGCTACAACAGCCATAACAAAAACTATAGATTGTCTAAGCAATGCTACTGTTACTGTTACTGCAACTGGAGGAACTGCTCCATATACCTATTCAAAAGATGGAATCACATTCGCTCAGAGTAATGTTTTCGATAATTTAGTTGCGGGAACGCACACCCTTTATGTAAAAGATGTTAATAGTTGTATCAATCAAAATCTCACTGTTATTTCACCTTTAACACCATTAAATGCAACAACTACGAAAAAGGATGTACTTTGCAAAGGCGACAATACAGGTTCAATAACAGCTATAGCAACTGGTGGACAGTCTCCGTATACTTATTCCTTAGATGGAATTACTTTTAATACCATTAATACCTTAACTAATTTACGTGTTGGCACTTTCAACATTACTGTAAAAGACACTAATGGCTGTACTGCTACAACAACAATTGCTTTAACAGAACCAGCAGAAAATCTATCAGCTACTGCAATATTAATTAATGATCAAGGAATAATTGTGAATGCAAATGGAGGAACTGCACCTTATAACTATTATTTACAAAACAATAACGGAATCGTAGTTGCCGGTCCACAAAAAGATGGAATTTTTACCAGATTACCAATTGGACGTTACTCTGCACAAGTAACGGATGTTAATGGTTGTGGATATATACACTGGAGCGTTGAAGTTGTGCAGGCACCAGTCCTTTCTGCCACTGTACAAGTTGATTCTATAAAATGTAATGTTCCCGGAACCATAACCGTTAATGCTACTGGAGGCTTTCAACCCTACTACTATTCATATGACAACGGCACAACATATACGAATTCAAATGTATACTCAAGTTTTAAACCAGGTACCTATGCAATAAAAGTACGTGATTATCAAAACACAACATTTTCAATTGTTGCAATGATTACAAAAGGGAGTGTTCCCGTAATTAATGTAGCAACTACTAATATAAGCTGTAAAGGTGATGCCAGCGGCTCCATAACTGCTAATGTAACTACTGGACTCGCTCCATATACTTATTCTCTAGACAACGGTCCTTTTATAAATGGCAATAGCAATATAACTTTTACTAATTTGTATGCTGGTACACATAATATCACTGTGAAGGACGCCAATGGTTGCCTCGCAACGAATCAAGTTAGTATCTCAGAACCTATTTCTAAATTAATGACTGTGACGACAGTAATAAATCAAACTATTACCGTCAACGCAACAGGCGGAGCCGGTAATTACAGCTATGCAATATCTCCTAATTTAGATAAATTTTCAACGAACAATATTTTCTCAGGATTAACTCCAGGCTCATACGTTGTACTTACTTCAGATGTGAATGGTTGTTATATCACGATGAATGCCGTAGTTGATCCTCCAGCTCCTTTAATAAATGGCCAAATCAAATTTACTTTAGAGTTTAAGCCTGGACAAACTTTGGCAGATCTTATCATTGATGGTCAAAATATTAAATGGTACATCAATCAGAATCCTTTGGCTGGAAAAACAAGTAAAACAAGTGAAGTTCCTTTACCATTATCAACTGTGATTGTAGATGGAACTACCTACTATGCTTCACAAACCATAAACGGTATTGAAAGCACAGAAAGATTGGCGGTAACAGTAAAATCAGCGACTTTAGGAACGAATGATCTTGCGATTAAAGATTTTACATATTATCCAAATCCGATAAAAAATGTTTTAACAGTTTCGAATACTTCTATTATTGATGAAGTTAGTCTAATCTCCATAAAAGGAGAAATCCTTTTGGTTAAAAAAATAAATAATTTACATTCCGAAATTGATTTATCCAATTTATCTAAGGGTATTTATTTTCTAAAAGTAAAAGCAGAAGGAACAGAAAAAATAGTCAAGCTAATAAAAGAATAAACCATTATATTTCAACAAAAAACCCGACTCGTATCACAAGTCGGGTTTTTTTATTTTAATCCTGAAAACTTCTTATAAGTATCGGGACTGAAATCTAAATTCTAAATTTTGCCATCTAAGTTCTACAACTCAAATGCTTTTTTAGGATTGTTGTCACAAAGCAATTCTAATGGGTTTTCTAGGGCTTCTTTAACCGCTACCAAGAAACCAACAGACTCACGACCATCAATAATTCTGTGGTCATAAGAAAGTGCCACATACATCATTGGGTGAATTTCCACTTTACCGTTTACTGCAATAGGGCGTTCGATAATGTTGTGCATTCCAAGGATTCCAGATTGAGGTGGGTTTATAATTGGTGTAGACAACATACTTCCAAAAACACCACCGTTTGTAATGGTGAATGTTCCTCCTGTCATGTCATCAACTGTAATTTGTCCATCACGTGCTTTAATAGCCAAACGTTTGATATCCGCTTCAATTCCACGGAAAGTCAAGTTTTCGGCATTACGTACTACAGGTACCATTAATCCTTTTGGTCCAGAAACCGCAATGGAAATATCGCAAAAATCGAAAGCAATTTTATAATCACCGTCCATCATAGAGTTTACATCTGGATATAATTGTAATGCTCTTGTAACCGCTTTAGTGAAAAATGACATATAGCCTAAACCAATTCCTCCATGTTTTGCTTTGAATGCATCTTTGTATTCATTACGCAACGTGTTGATTGGCGTCATGTTTACTTCATTGAAAGTAGTCAGCATCGCTGTTTCATTTTTCGCAGCCACTAATCTTTCGGCAACTTTACGACGCAACATAGACAACTTCGTTCTTTCTGTACCACGAGAACCTCCAGTAGGTGTTCCCATAGATGGCACAGCATTTACAGCATCGTCCTTTGTAATTCTACCAGCTTTTCCAGTCCCAACAATAGTTTCTGGAGCTATGTTTTTTTCGTCTAATATTTTTCTTGCTGCAGGAGAAGGATGTCCTAGCCCCCCAGCCCCCGAAGGGGGAGCTTGAGCTACAACTGGTATTGCTTTAATTTCTTCTTTTTTTACTTCAACTACTTTCTCAACAGTTTCTACAGTAGTTCCCCCTTTGGGGGCGGAGGGGGCTCCATCAGTATCAATAAGACAAACTACTGCTCCAACAGCAACCGTATCTCCTTCTTCTGCTTTTAGCGTGATAATTCCGCTAACTTCTGCTGGCAATTCAAGAGTTGCTTTATCTGAATCAACCTCTGCAATTGCTTGGTCTTTTTCTACATAATCTCCATCCTTTACTAACCAAGTTGCAATTTCTACTTCTTTGATTGATTCCCCTGGTGATGGGACTTTCATTTCTAAAATCATACAATTTTTGTTTAAAGTTTAAATCGTTTAAAGTTGCAAGTTTTGTTAAACCTGAAACTTTAAACCTGAAACAATTCTTTTTATCTAAATAAATTTTTATCAAATACCATTCTGATTGCATCTGCCTGACGACGTTTTGCTCTGGTATAACTTCCTGCAGCTGGTGCAGCATAAGCTTTTAGCGATGCTAATCTCCATTTTACCAAATCAAAATTCATCAACATATAACTATAAGCTCCCATGTTTTTCGGTTCTTCTTGTGCCCAAACATAATCATCTGCATTTGGATATTGCGCGATAATGGCTTTCAATTGCTCCACAGGTAATGGAAACAACTGTTCGATACGAACAACAGCCACATCAGTACGTCCGTTTTTCTCTCGTTCAGCAGTAATATCATAATAGAATTTACCCGTACAGAAAACTAGACTTTTCACATCCGCTTTATTTACGGTCACATCATCAAACGTTTCTTGGAAACTTCCGTTGGCAAAATCTTCTACTGGAGAAACTACTCTTGGATCACGCAATAAACTCTTTGGTGTAAATACAATAAGAGGTTTACGGAAATTGGTTTTCATTTGTCTTCTCAACAAATGGTAGAAATTTGCAGGTGTTGTACAATCAGCAACATACATATTTTGTCTGGCACAAAGTTGCAAATAACGTTCCATTCTTGCTGAAGAGTGCTCTGCTCCTTGCCCTTCATAACCGTGTGGCAATAACAATACGATTCCGTTTTGATTGTTCCATTTGTCTTCACCGCAAGAAATGTATTGATCTAACATAATCTGTGCTCCATTACTGAAATCTCCAAATTGTGCTTCCCAAATAGTCAACGTTTTTGGGCTTGCCAAAGCATATCCATAATCAAATCCTAAAACACCATATTCTGACAATAGGGAATTGAAGATGTGAAACTTACCTGTTGCCCCTTCTAGATTGCTCAATAAAGTAACTTCTTCTTCAGAATCCTCTACTTTGACAACGGCGTGACGGTGTGAAAAAGTACCACGCTCTACGTCTTGTCCCGAGATACGAACATCGTACCCTTCTTTCAACAAAGATCCATAAGCCAAATGTTCGGCCATAGCCCAATCTAACTTATTGGTTTCGAAAAACATTGTTTTTCTGTCGTTGATTAATTTTTGGATTTTATTGATAAACTTTTTATCGGTTGGCAAGTTGCAAATTACATCTGCTATTTTAGTCAACTCTTCTTTTGGATAAGAAGTGTCTACTTTTTCAAGCATTTTTTTATCGGTAACTTGCTTAAATCCGCTCCATTCATTTTTCATAAATGGAGTTATAATTGTCAAATCTTTTTTACGAGATGCCTCAAGATTTTCTTCTAGATCTGTTTTATATTCTTTTTCTAATGCATTAACATAAGAAGCATCTATAACACGTTCTGCCAATAATTTTTCGGCATAAATATCACGCGGATTTTGATGTTTTGAAATTATTTTATACAAAACTGGTTGTGTAAAACGAGGTTCATCGCCTTCGTTATGACCGTATTTTCTATATCCTAATAAATCAATAAATACGTCACGACCAAATTCCATTCTAAAATCCAATGCAAATGCCATGGCATGTACAACAGCTTCAGCATTATCTGAATTTACATGTAATACAGGGGACAAAGTTACTTTGGCCACATCCGTACAATAAGTTGAAGAACGGGCATCCAGATAATTAGTCGTAAAACCAACTTGATTATTAATCACAATATGAATAGTTCCTCCTGTTTTGTACCCATCTAATTGAGCCATTTGAATGATTTCATACAATATACCTTGCCCAGCAATTGCAGCATCTCCGTGAACAGCAATAGGTAATACTTTAGAAAAATCATCTGGATAATAACGGTCTTGTTTGGCTCTGGTAATTCCTTCAATAACGGCACCTACTGTTTCAAGATGAGAAGGATTTGGCGCTAAATTAATATTGATTTTTTTACCCGATCTTGTTACTTTATCTGCAGTAAGACCTAAATGGTATTTTACGTCTCCATCAAAATATTCCTGATCGTAATCTTTACCATCGAATTCTCCAAAAATATCTTGGGTTGATTTACCAAAAATATTCGCCAATACATTCAAACGACCACGGTGTGCCATTCCCATTACAAATTGCTCTACTCCTTTATCGGCTGCTTTCTCGATTAAAGCGTCAAGAGCTGGAATTATAGATTCTCCACCTTCTAGTGAAAAACGTTTTTGCCCTACATATTTAGTATGCAAAAAGTTCTCGAAAGAAACAGCTTGATTTAATTTATATAGAATGGCTTTTTTTTCTTCAGATGTAAAGTTAGGCTGATTGTCATTTATTCTTAATTTCTTTTGAATCCATTCTACCATTTCTGGTTTACGAATGTAGATATATTCAATTCCAATATGCTGACAATAGATGGTATCTAAATGCCCTATAATTTCTTTAAGCGTACAAGGTTGCACACCTATTACTTTGGCTGCATCAAAAACGGTATTCAAATCCGAAGCTGAAAGCCCAAAATTTTCTAAGTCAAGTGAAGGCAAATATACCCTTCTATCCCTTACAGGATTGGTCTTTGTAAACAAATGACCACGACTGCGATAGCCTTCGATTAATTTAATAACCTTAAATTCTTTTTGAAGTTTATCTGAAATTGGTGTGCATTCGATTGCACTTGAAACTGTGCTAGTTGGTGCCACAGTTGGTGTATAAGCAACTTGATTTTCCTCATTATAGGTAGTCATACCAAAGTCAAATCCTTGAAAAAAACTTCTCCAACTTGGTTCTACGCTATCTGGATTTTCTAGATATTGATCGTATAATTGAGCAAAAAATTCGGAATGTGCTGCGTTTAAAAATGAAAACCTATCCATAATGTTATTGAATATACTTTTTGTTAAATAGTTTGGCAAAAATACAATAAAGCAATTTATTTAAATCGATTTTTTACGTACTTTTACGTAAAAATATGTTAAATAAAAGCCACTAACATGAAAAAAAACGCCTCTCCTTATTATTTAAAGTCAATTTTTATATTCATAGTCTTATGCTTTTGCGAAAACGTAATAGCTCAATACCAACAAATACCCCAGTCTAGAAGTCCGTTTTGGCAAAATGTTCAATTTGGTGGTGGTTTAGGGTTGAGTATTGGAAGCGGTTACACTGAAATTTCGGTTGCTCCGAGTGCTATTTATAATATAAATCCCTATTTGGCTACTGGTTTAGGCCTACAAGCAAGCTATGTATCTTCCAAAAACAATTATAATTCAGGAATATATGGTGCAAGCATACTCACCTTTATAAATCCAATACCCGAAATTCAGTTCTCCATAAATTTAAATGAATCCTATGTTACTAATCATTACGAAGCTTTTTATGGACAAAATGGCTATACAGACCAATTTTGGAATACTGCTTTGTTTCTTGGAGCGGGTTATCGTACAGGAAATGTAACCATTGGACTCGCTTACAATGTATTGTATAAAGAAAATGACAATGTTTATAGTGATCCTTTGATGCCTTTTGTGAGGGCTTATTTTTGATTAAAAAGTTGCTCAGTTTTTAAGAATCTAAGCTTCTAAAATAAAAGTATTCTAAAAATATCAGATTCTTAAAAACTTAGAAACTTTACTTATATTTATTCCGAAACCACACCTTTTGCCATTCTCTTTTTAAAATTAAAAAAGCAACTTGTTCGGCTAGAATTACTAAATCGGAACCGTCCAGTTTTTTAATTTCCTCTTCGGAAACATCAATTATGTATAACAAATTGAGATATTCGGCAAACTTATACTGAATCAGTCTATATATTTTTTCGTGCAATTGGGATTTCAGCTCATCTGGAGAAAGACTCAATGGAAAATCAACAGCTTCATTAGCCAAATTAAAATCCTTATTCAATTGAACAATCAAATTGATATAAAGTGTTTCACTTTCTGCTTCCTGAAGTAACAAATCGGTATTTAAAGGTGCTATAAACATAATTTTAATTTCAAAATTCAATGGCAATCGCAAAACTCAATTAGTGACAAACAGTAAAATTTCACGAAGAAACATTCTAATTACATTGGCAACAAAAAAATTCAATTCAAATTTAAACTTTCAAGATTCATATTCCAATTGAATTTTGTTATTGACATTATCACACCTTCCTTCCCATCAGGTTTTCACCAAAAGCTCTCAGCATTTCTTTTTTAGAAAGTGCAATATCCATTTTATCTAAAGTTTCAAATGCTTGAAAAGTGTACTCTTTTATAGCATCTTGCGTAGCGGCAGATGCACCCGATTGATTAAAAATAGACTTAACCTCCTTTATTTTTGAGTCATTATCACTAGAATGAGTAGCAAACAAATCATTCAATTGCTGAGCCTGTCTAGCATCCGAAAATTCAATTGATTTCAAATACAAATAGGTTTTTTTGTTTTCAATAATATCGCCGCCCACTTGTTTTCCAAATGTTTCGGGATCCCCAAAAGCATCTAAATAATCATCTTGCAATTGAAAAGCCAAACCTAAATGCAACCCAAAATTATAAATTAAAGTAGCATTTTCTTCAGAAGCATTCGCTATAATAGCCCCCATTTTCATTGCTGCAGCAACCAATACGGCTGTTTTGTACTCAATCATTTTGAGATATTCTGGAATAGTAACGTCTTTACGAGTTTCAAAATCGACATCCCATTGTTGACCTTCACAAACTTCAAGAGCTGTTTTGCTAAACAATTTAGCCAAATCCCTAAAAACACTTGGCTCGTATTGTTCAAAATATTGGTAAGCCAAAATCAACATGGCATCACCTGATAGAATTCCCGTATTGATATCCCATTTTTCATGCACCGTTGATGAACCTCTTCGTAACGGAGCATCATCCATTATATCATCATGCACCAATGAGAAATTATGAAAAACTTCAACAGCCATAGCAGCAGGAAGTGCTTCTTTATAATCTACATTAAAAACCTCAGCGGTCATTAAAGTCAAAACAGGACGCATCCGTTTACCGCCTAATTGCAATATATAATCTATTGGCTCATAAAGATTCTTTGGTTCTTTACTGATTTTCTGATTTTCTAAATAGCTAATGAAAAATTCTTGATACTGATGAATAGCGTGCATAAAATAAGGACTAATTTATTTTTTTGAAGTCTTTTTATTCGAATATAAAGATCCAAAGATACAATTCAAATATGAATTATTGGATTGTAAATTACTGTAAAAAAGCAACTATAGTTTTTCCTTATAATATTCATTGAAAAATACATTGGAAACTTTATTGGTTTTTAAAGTTTCCTTCTTATATTTGCGTCATAAAAAACAAAAGAAACTTTATTAGTGTTTAAAGTTTCCTGATGATTTTTCCTTTAACAAAAATTTCAAAACAAAAGATTAGGCAATAACATTACTAAAAATAACTACCATGGAAAATGAATGGGCCATTGACTCAAACCAATCAGACGTATTAATTAAATCGAGACATTCACTCATTGGTTATATGCCTGGAAACAAAACCAATTTCAAAGGCCACGTAGCCATAGAAAACAATGAAGTAGAAGATGCTTCGATTGAATTTTCATTAAATGTACATGACAAAAAAGTGAATTCGATTCAAAAAAATAAAGAACCAAAATTCATCGATTTGTTTGAAGAAGATGAAACTCCATTGATACAATTCAAATCGACCTCTTTTCAGAAGATAAATAAAAACATCAATTTCTTGAAAGGCTTTTTAACCATCAAGAACATTACCAAAGTTGTCGAATTGGATACCGAATTTATTGGATTCAACAATTACAACGGTGTTCAAAAAGCTTCTTTTGAAGTTACTGGAAACATCAATCGCAAAGATTTTGGACTGAATTACAATATACTTTCCCACAATGGAGGTTACCCAATAGGCAGGGATATTAAACTCATTGCTAACTTAGAATTTACTCATTAATAATTACCAACTCGTATTAAACATTACAAAAATCAAAACCTCATTTACCAACTAACTTTTACTGTATTATTTAATTACAAATAAGTTACCCATAAAATGAAAGAAAAAATTATATCAAAAGCGGCGGAACTCTTCTTAAAACTAGGTTTCAAAAGTGTTACGATGGACGATATTGCAAATGAAATGTGTATTTCTAAAAAAACGATTTACAAATTTTTCTGCAACAAGGAAATCCTAATCGAAGAAAGTACAGAGATGGTCCATCAAACCATTCATGAAAGCATTAATACTATCGCAGCAAAAAATTACAATGCCATCAAAGAAAATTTTGAAATCAAAAAAATGTTCAAAGAGATGTTTAAATCTGGAGAAAATTCACCAGCCTATCAATTGAAAAAACATTATCCAGAGATTTATAACACCGTAATGTCAAGAGAAATAAACGAATGCAACACGGTCTTTAGACAAAATATTGTAAAAGGAATTCAACAAGGTTTGTACCGAGAAAATTTGAATATCGATATCTACGTAGGATTTTATTACAACCTTATTTTTAGCATTCACGGAATGGCTAGTACGGAAAAAGAATCACAAAAATTAGAATTAGAAGCATTAGAATACCAC includes these proteins:
- a CDS encoding T9SS type A sorting domain-containing protein; this encodes MKKILLYLFLLTSLSFYAQVANMTHCAGDTTFNLTYHNSLLIGNLNPAETTVSYHLTTADASNGVNAISNPTNFIVPQIQPNLLASQTIYARINHLGNITTNYFSLIVNPVFLVAARIEPINCYSNGTITLDIFGGQAPFNFFFNGSLSTDNLLIYGPVSTLIIPNLVAGTYNIEIIDAIGCITHGSWTIEPSSTIPLDTPKATVINATCKGSKNGAININATGGKEPFNYSIDNGANYFPSNTFTNLAAGNYTVYVKDASACINSTSASVTEPNLLQMSAAITKPIDCISNATITVTATGGTAPYTYSKDGITFVQSNVFDNLVAGTYSTYVKDAKGCINQNSTVITPLVSLNATITKTDVRCKGNNNGSITVNATGGQAPYTYSIDNGFTFVSSTIFTDLSTGTYSMIVKDDLNCTTSVTTTISEPILISLTTALTKPLDCISNAIVTVTSTGGTAPYTYSKDGITFVQSNVFDNLVAGTYTTSVKDANGCINSSNAITISPLLPLSISSTVLNVTCNGNSDGIITISVAGGKAPFYYSIDNGVTFVSSNVFKNLVPGTYNITVKDASNCISSMIATVVEPIPLSATTAITKTIDCLSNATVTVTATGGTAPYTYSKDGITFAQSNVFDNLVAGTHTLYVKDVNSCINQNLTVISPLTPLNATTTKKDVLCKGDNTGSITAIATGGQSPYTYSLDGITFNTINTLTNLRVGTFNITVKDTNGCTATTTIALTEPAENLSATAILINDQGIIVNANGGTAPYNYYLQNNNGIVVAGPQKDGIFTRLPIGRYSAQVTDVNGCGYIHWSVEVVQAPVLSATVQVDSIKCNVPGTITVNATGGFQPYYYSYDNGTTYTNSNVYSSFKPGTYAIKVRDYQNTTFSIVAMITKGSVPVINVATTNISCKGDASGSITANVTTGLAPYTYSLDNGPFINGNSNITFTNLYAGTHNITVKDANGCLATNQVSISEPISKLMTVTTVINQTITVNATGGAGNYSYAISPNLDKFSTNNIFSGLTPGSYVVLTSDVNGCYITMNAVVDPPAPLINGQIKFTLEFKPGQTLADLIIDGQNIKWYINQNPLAGKTSKTSEVPLPLSTVIVDGTTYYASQTINGIESTERLAVTVKSATLGTNDLAIKDFTYYPNPIKNVLTVSNTSIIDEVSLISIKGEILLVKKINNLHSEIDLSNLSKGIYFLKVKAEGTEKIVKLIKE
- the odhB gene encoding 2-oxoglutarate dehydrogenase complex dihydrolipoyllysine-residue succinyltransferase; the encoded protein is MILEMKVPSPGESIKEVEIATWLVKDGDYVEKDQAIAEVDSDKATLELPAEVSGIITLKAEEGDTVAVGAVVCLIDTDGAPSAPKGGTTVETVEKVVEVKKEEIKAIPVVAQAPPSGAGGLGHPSPAARKILDEKNIAPETIVGTGKAGRITKDDAVNAVPSMGTPTGGSRGTERTKLSMLRRKVAERLVAAKNETAMLTTFNEVNMTPINTLRNEYKDAFKAKHGGIGLGYMSFFTKAVTRALQLYPDVNSMMDGDYKIAFDFCDISIAVSGPKGLMVPVVRNAENLTFRGIEADIKRLAIKARDGQITVDDMTGGTFTITNGGVFGSMLSTPIINPPQSGILGMHNIIERPIAVNGKVEIHPMMYVALSYDHRIIDGRESVGFLVAVKEALENPLELLCDNNPKKAFEL
- a CDS encoding YceI family protein — protein: MENEWAIDSNQSDVLIKSRHSLIGYMPGNKTNFKGHVAIENNEVEDASIEFSLNVHDKKVNSIQKNKEPKFIDLFEEDETPLIQFKSTSFQKINKNINFLKGFLTIKNITKVVELDTEFIGFNNYNGVQKASFEVTGNINRKDFGLNYNILSHNGGYPIGRDIKLIANLEFTH
- a CDS encoding polyprenyl synthetase family protein, with the translated sequence MHAIHQYQEFFISYLENQKISKEPKNLYEPIDYILQLGGKRMRPVLTLMTAEVFNVDYKEALPAAMAVEVFHNFSLVHDDIMDDAPLRRGSSTVHEKWDINTGILSGDAMLILAYQYFEQYEPSVFRDLAKLFSKTALEVCEGQQWDVDFETRKDVTIPEYLKMIEYKTAVLVAAAMKMGAIIANASEENATLIYNFGLHLGLAFQLQDDYLDAFGDPETFGKQVGGDIIENKKTYLYLKSIEFSDARQAQQLNDLFATHSSDNDSKIKEVKSIFNQSGASAATQDAIKEYTFQAFETLDKMDIALSKKEMLRAFGENLMGRKV
- a CDS encoding 2-oxoglutarate dehydrogenase E1 component is translated as MDRFSFLNAAHSEFFAQLYDQYLENPDSVEPSWRSFFQGFDFGMTTYNEENQVAYTPTVAPTSTVSSAIECTPISDKLQKEFKVIKLIEGYRSRGHLFTKTNPVRDRRVYLPSLDLENFGLSASDLNTVFDAAKVIGVQPCTLKEIIGHLDTIYCQHIGIEYIYIRKPEMVEWIQKKLRINDNQPNFTSEEKKAILYKLNQAVSFENFLHTKYVGQKRFSLEGGESIIPALDALIEKAADKGVEQFVMGMAHRGRLNVLANIFGKSTQDIFGEFDGKDYDQEYFDGDVKYHLGLTADKVTRSGKKININLAPNPSHLETVGAVIEGITRAKQDRYYPDDFSKVLPIAVHGDAAIAGQGILYEIIQMAQLDGYKTGGTIHIVINNQVGFTTNYLDARSSTYCTDVAKVTLSPVLHVNSDNAEAVVHAMAFALDFRMEFGRDVFIDLLGYRKYGHNEGDEPRFTQPVLYKIISKHQNPRDIYAEKLLAERVIDASYVNALEKEYKTDLEENLEASRKKDLTIITPFMKNEWSGFKQVTDKKMLEKVDTSYPKEELTKIADVICNLPTDKKFINKIQKLINDRKTMFFETNKLDWAMAEHLAYGSLLKEGYDVRISGQDVERGTFSHRHAVVKVEDSEEEVTLLSNLEGATGKFHIFNSLLSEYGVLGFDYGYALASPKTLTIWEAQFGDFSNGAQIMLDQYISCGEDKWNNQNGIVLLLPHGYEGQGAEHSSARMERYLQLCARQNMYVADCTTPANFYHLLRRQMKTNFRKPLIVFTPKSLLRDPRVVSPVEDFANGSFQETFDDVTVNKADVKSLVFCTGKFYYDITAEREKNGRTDVAVVRIEQLFPLPVEQLKAIIAQYPNADDYVWAQEEPKNMGAYSYMLMNFDLVKWRLASLKAYAAPAAGSYTRAKRRQADAIRMVFDKNLFR